A genomic stretch from Flavobacterium humidisoli includes:
- a CDS encoding TolC family protein: MYFKKITLLFLLIFASIGYAQTLSLKEAVKTGLENYGSIRAKNNYTNASKETLKQSRRDYLPNLNLSAQQDYGTVNGQNGPLYGFGGLGVASSGLPLPEQNWNSAFGALYLVNMNWDFFTFGKTQEKINLSKIDVQAKEKDLEQEKFQQEIKISAAYLNLLASQRLLISQQKNLDRAEVFKKTAVARVKNGLLAGVDSTLATAEVSKAKIALNLARNFVKEQNNKLVDLMGVAPQDFVTDTLFVTQIPKELIQGNAANDSLHPLLQLYKTKIDYSNQQVKLYKRFYYPTMSAFGVLQTRASGFENSYATDQNAFSRNYWDGVNPDRTNYLVGVGITWNLTTPFRSSKQVSAQKFVSQALQEEYNQADRELKSQLNFAEDKIKITLENYAEAPIQVDAAKRAYVQKSTLYKNGLTDLTDLTQTMYVLNRAEIDRDIVNNNVWQSFLLKVAATGNFDLFINEF, translated from the coding sequence ATGTATTTCAAAAAAATTACCTTATTATTTTTATTGATTTTTGCCTCAATCGGTTACGCTCAAACCCTGTCTTTAAAAGAAGCTGTTAAGACAGGACTTGAAAACTACGGTTCTATCCGGGCAAAAAACAATTACACCAATGCATCAAAAGAGACTCTAAAACAATCCCGTCGTGATTACTTGCCAAACCTTAACTTATCGGCACAGCAGGATTACGGAACTGTAAACGGACAAAACGGACCGCTTTACGGATTTGGAGGTTTAGGAGTTGCTTCATCAGGTTTACCTCTTCCTGAACAAAACTGGAATTCGGCGTTTGGTGCGCTTTATCTGGTCAACATGAACTGGGATTTTTTCACTTTCGGAAAAACACAGGAAAAAATCAATTTATCTAAAATTGATGTTCAGGCCAAAGAAAAAGATTTAGAGCAGGAAAAATTCCAGCAGGAAATCAAAATTTCGGCAGCTTATTTAAATCTATTGGCGAGTCAGAGATTATTGATTTCACAGCAAAAAAATCTGGATCGTGCAGAAGTTTTCAAAAAGACAGCGGTTGCAAGAGTTAAAAATGGATTATTGGCCGGAGTAGATTCTACATTGGCAACTGCCGAGGTTTCAAAAGCCAAAATTGCTTTAAACCTAGCGAGAAATTTCGTTAAAGAACAAAACAACAAATTGGTCGATTTAATGGGCGTTGCGCCACAGGATTTCGTTACCGATACGCTTTTTGTAACGCAGATTCCAAAAGAATTGATTCAAGGAAATGCGGCAAATGACAGTCTTCATCCGTTATTGCAACTTTACAAAACCAAAATCGATTACAGCAATCAGCAGGTTAAATTATACAAACGCTTTTATTATCCAACCATGAGTGCTTTTGGAGTTTTGCAAACCAGAGCTTCTGGATTTGAAAATTCTTATGCTACAGATCAAAATGCCTTTAGCAGAAATTATTGGGATGGCGTAAATCCGGATCGTACCAATTATTTGGTTGGTGTTGGAATCACATGGAATTTAACCACTCCTTTTAGATCAAGCAAACAAGTAAGCGCTCAGAAATTTGTTTCTCAAGCTTTGCAAGAAGAATACAATCAGGCAGATAGAGAATTGAAATCGCAATTGAATTTTGCCGAGGATAAGATCAAAATTACTTTAGAAAATTATGCTGAAGCGCCGATTCAGGTGGATGCGGCAAAAAGAGCTTATGTACAGAAATCGACTTTATACAAAAACGGTCTAACCGATCTGACCGATTTGACACAAACAATGTATGTTTTAAACCGTGCCGAAATCGATCGTGATATTGTCAACAATAATGTATGGCAGTCGTTCTTACTGAAAGTAGCCGCAACGGGCAATTTTGACTTATTTATAAATGAATTTTAA